AGAAATGTAACAAGTTTCTTATGTACAACAAAGGTAATATGATATCGGTTAAATAAGTTAAAAGTTATCAATAGTGTCTTAAAATATACTAAATGCGAAAatcttattttcttctctctgcaaGTTAATCATTAAGTGTATTACGTGACACCTGATATTTCTAAATGATGAAAGTGATTTTTTCCATATTTGTAAGAACCAACTCTGAAAGTACAAGCAAAGAAAGATAAATATTAAGCAGATGATAGTATAAATGTGATTATTTTCCTTTCATATATGTCTTTCCTTTAACAAACAGCTAAAAATAACCTCTAAATCTACAAGCAATAGACAGGTTCAGAAATGAGCTGATCAGTTCAAAATTGATAGAACTGCTTTACGTTTCCCCTCTGATCGATCAGCCCGCTGCACGCGAAAGCACAAAGTGGATAgttaactgattttttaaaaaagtactacTGGCTAATGATGATTTATAGAAGTAGCATGATCATGCAAGACAAGGGTAGTGTCCTTCAAATCTTTTTCTGTGAGGCAGCCAAATTTATTTTATCCCATTTTGTTTCACTTCTTACTTCCACGTTTACTTTGTTTTGGAAAAATAATAGTCTACTGGATAGAGgtgcacttttttttaatttcgtgTTCTCATATGAATAATATAACTTAACAGTTTGCTGACTTACACTATTTTCTGCTCATTACATATTTACACATTAATGTAAGATATATATTCTGGCAAACACATTATTACTCACATATTTGATTTATGAATGTATTTATGGAGAGACTATAGCCATCATGTATTTTTGAGTAAGTTTCTAAGAATAATTATTATATATgttctctatagggtcactatgagtcagaatcaactcaaaggcaatgggtttgggtttcagtagtaatttatttttactttaaatatttattcatacTCATAACCAAATGATTAATCactcaatattttttttatatcaaaatctctTGGTTATACAACATGTCATTAAATATAAATTGAAGTGAAACGTCTACCAACAGAAACTATAATACACTGATGAAGGAAATATGAACAAAAAGTCTTGGAATATGGCTGATGAGCCATCATCTTACCCATACCCCACAAATGAGACAGACTTTCCTAATGAAGAATAAAATCTGGaagcactgttttttttgttgttgtggttttgtttttctttcattgtgTTCATTGTTAAACCCACTCGATTGAGTCAATGCTGTATATTTACTGGTAGATTAAACTAAAccagcccattgccatggagtcggttccgactcacagtgagtctacaggacagggcagaactgcccgcacagagtttccaaggaggggctggtagatgccaactgctcttaaccacggcaccaacagggctccatggGTGGATTACCTACCACATTCTGAATTGCacctttcccttccttatgagCTTTTATTTTTGCTTCTCCTTAAATCATAATCAAGAAGTGATTCCATTATATTTCATACTTTTTCCAGAAATACTGTTGCCGACTGTCTAGAGGAACTTTTAAAGTTACATTTTTGCTCATATCTATTCAACCCTCAAATATATTTGTCGTTGGTcggtgccatcgagccgattctgcctcatagtgacccaatgtgtcagagtagagttgcctcatagagttttcttggctgtaatctttatggaagcagatcaccaggtttttctccggggcagccactgggtaggtccaaccaccaaccctttggttagtagcccagggcttaatcactacaccaccaggatgcATATAACCATATAAATGTGTTTTATGTCCCCATAATTCCCTTTTACTTGcttttgttaaattaaaaaaaaaaaaaatcataattatcTCCCATTCAAATGAAGTATTTCCTGATAAAGCTGTGGAGTGTTTTAATATCGTGCACTTACtcaaacagaagaaaattttctggcACAACACTTAGCTCAGCTCCTTGATTATGACAGATATCACAGACTTTGTGCTTAATGAATTAAGAACCAGTGATTAATACACGCACTCTGGGTGAGAGACATACTTCTGAGAGAAGTTGCCtacttatattttaattatttgcaaTTTCCTGcttattttctttgcattttcctTGTTTATGGTGCTCCAAAGAAGGTGGAAAATAACCACATTTACACTAAGCTGCTCTGGCTCCTCCCTCTGAGGACTGGATGTAAGGGAATCTGTAGAATTCAGATGTCCTGGAgcacagtaaggagccctggtggcacagtggtttagagctaggctgctaaccaagccgtggagagttcaagtccaccagccactccttggaaaccctatgagacagttcttctctgtcctatagaactgCTGTGAGTTGCATTGACTCACGGCAGCGagtttgagtttggttttggtaaaaaACTAACGGGAAACCttgatggcttagtggttaagtgctacggctgctaaccaaagggttggcagttcaaatcctagcAGAATAAGGGCACACTGGTGTCCCGTTGGTTTAGTGTTCATcagttaatcaaaaggtcggtggttcaaactcaccagccactccacagaggAAAAATGTAGCAATATGCTTCcgcaaaaaatcacagccttagaaaccctatgggggcagttctaccctgtctataAAAAAACAcactgcggtcgagtcaattccaactcatagcgaccctataggacagagcagaaccgccccaaggagtttccaaggagcgcctggtggattcgaactgctgatctcttggttagcagccatagcacttaaccactacaccaccagggtttccgccccatctatagggccactatagaCCTGAAGTCACTATATGATTTGAAGTCAATGAgcttggtgggttttttttttttttttggtaacagaaTAATGGGCTCTAACGAGCAGGGCTTTTGCTGGTTGTATAGAAATGAGGGATAATTACGTAtgactctctcttttcctttcttggtTTATTTATAGGTAGCCTAACTCCTTGCCTTTATAAGTTTCCTGATCATACTTTGAGTCATGGATTTCCCCCCATGCACCAGCCTCTCCTGGCAGAGGACCCCACGGCCGCTGATTTCAAGCAGGAACTCAGACGAAAAAGTAAATTGGTTGAAGAGCCAGTAGACATGGATTCTCCAGAAATCCGAGAACTTGAAAAGTTTGCCAATGAATTTAAAGTGAGAAGAATTAAGTTAGGTATGCGCTTGTTAAGGGCCGTGGGGCGAATAATGTGGTCTGCAAACCCTTGCTCTCTTACTGTTAAATTTCTTATACTCTGCTTGGAAGTCCAAGACAGTTCTCATTCTCCATCTCTACTGTGGAATGAAGTTAGTCAGATTATGAAAACCCTACAAAAACCTTCATTTCCTTGTGAAGTCTTAACAGCCAAAAATATCGATTTTTAGATTAATTGCACAATACATTCATATGTTTGGAAAGTGTAAAAGGCTAGACTGTGGAATGTCTCCCTTCTACTTATCTTTCCTTTTTGTCAgcgttgttaatttttttatgtattcttGCAGAGATACCTTGTGCAGATCCATCACAGTCTATTTTATGGATATACTGCAATTTATTTAGCCAGCTCCCTACCGatggcatttagattgtttcccaTCTTTTTCTGTTAAAAATACTGCCACAATGATTAACCTTATAAATCTCATTTGCGCCTACATAAATATATGCAGTGGAAACGTGTTAGAGGTAGAACTGCTTAGCCAGAGAGTATATATATGTTGGTCATTGTGATGGATGTTGTCAACTTGTTCTCCATAGAAAATGTATCAGATTTTCCTACCAGCAACTGTTCCTCAATGTCCCTTTAGCCTTTCTCAGAAGGTAAACTTCACTAAGGCAGGAGGTCTTTGGTtcgtttgcttgcttgcttagtTGTTTGTGTCTTTTCGCTTTTCTCTTTAATGGTGTAACTCCTGCCCTTAAaacagtgactggcacatagAATAAGCAAATAGGGGTTGAAGGAACACAACGTGCTACCAATCCCTTGGACTTTTGCAAATCAGATCAATTAAAGTGGTACGTCATTGTAGGTTCATTTTAAATTTCTCTTATTACTAGTGAAGAGTGTTCTTTCGTGTGTTTGACAGTCATTTGTGTTTCCATTTCTGTGAACTGTTCACAGGTTTTTCTCATTTTCCATTTAAAAGTGTTTTTAATGTAACATAACTATAGCAATTAGCCTTGGTTAGAATTCATGAAGTAGcgtgaattttaaaaaaatagattgaAAATGATAGCTCAAACCTCTGCATTAATGAAATAGACCATAGGTAACTTCATAATGATGTTCATTGATGGGCATCAAATGTCATCGTTTTCTAAATATAGGTACATAGCCCTAGGCCCTGAGATAGTACCTAGTTACTATACGTAATAAACAAAACAGTGGGCATCTTTATAACATTCATTTGCAGCGTGCTATTTTATTGCTTGAATGTTTCAAATTAAGTGTTGATGGTTTACATCAACTTTTACTCTAAAAATGGGACAATCAATGAGGATCTTTTGCCTGTAGATAGAAGCATTACCAACTGATATAATAAATGTGCTCAGAAGTGTACATAACATACTATGTGATTATAGCATTGTAACAAACATTTTCCTAAACGTATTTTTAGGGAAAGTAAGCACGATTCTGAGTTTGATTTGGTACCCTTCAACAATGTAATTGAAATTTTCACTCTTAAAATtgagattaaaatattttatgacaTATTGCCATATATTTTGTGTATTACATTAAATACATTATTGATTCTTAGCAGATATCATCAGGTTTTTAatatcagtgataaaaagaaaaagtgtTTTTAAGTGTCTTAGAAAGTGGTTATGATACACATATCCAGTTTGGCTAAAAATTATCCATGACAGATGCTTCTATGTGAATTGACTTCTAGTAAAAGCAATTTATGAACTAAAAGGAATTTATTTTTGCAGTACTGGACAAAAATCCTACACTGGATTTCACTAAACAATTTTAAATTGcccaacaaagagaaacttataaaacaatatttaataattcaCAAAGAATGATACACAAATTCTGTGGTAAACCACCCAAATGAATACTTGTTGAAAAGCTGGAGGTAACTGTTTTTATTGTCCTTTCACAGGATACACCCAAACAAACGTTGGGGAAGCTCTGGCAGCTGTGCATGGCTCTGAATTCAGTCAAACGACTATCTGCCGATTTGAAAACCTGCAGCTCAGCTTTAAAAACGCATGCAAACTAAAAGCAATATTATCCAAATGGTTAGAGGAAGCTGAGCAAGTAGGAGGTACGAAAGCTATGTGTCTGAAGTCTGTGCTATTTTGTTAATCTAAAAATAACAGCTTCCATCAGTAGGATGAATACTAAAGCAACAGGTTGGaggtttatttacttatttgtgaGTAAAAAGAAACATCTCGTCATGTCCTACTTAAAGAAAAAAGACAGCCAATACAAATGTAAACATGAATTTACTAAGATGGTAAATAGTGAGAGAATGAGCCATATATGGAAACTTTTCTCATTATGTGGCATGGGTGTAAGAtggtgaatattttattttttaaaacatccaGATATTTGGTGCTATACTGTAGTAAGCAGCTGTAGGTAAATCATACCTGTAACCTAGTATTAGTGCCCCCAAAGCATGTGCACATCTGCCTACCCAATGACTAACATGAGCAATCGCTAAGTGAGAATTTACCGTGATGAACTTTTCTATTCACGCTAAATGTCAAGACTGAATAACAGAATGGTTTAAGAGCATTCAGGGCTAGTGCTCCAGCAAAAATAATGTAGGAATATTATTTATAATTGACTGTCTTTACAAAGTTATTATTTATTTctgcattaatttttttctctaagcCTTGTAACATAAAATGACCTACACTGCaaacatttaaaacatttataGAGATTTTAGTTTTCATGGTTGTATAAAGAAAACTCAAAAACTAAATTtgatagttttaaaaaatgcctactttttaaaaataattacctaTATTTTCCCCAATACAGCATTATACAATGAAAAAGTGGGAGcaaatgaaaggaaaaggaagcggAGAACAACCATAAGGTATCCTTTTGAAATAGTAAAACTtactagaggaaaaaaaagacatttttacaattaGAATGAACATTTGGGTGTAATATAAATGTaacataatatataaatataatgtgAATAAAATCAGTTGAAGAAACAtgataggaaaaaaaaggagaaccACGATTTAGTAACTCACCACTTAGGAATGGAGAGTTAATAATTTCTAATATTTATTGGAAAAGTATGTGTTGTTTCATATAAAAACACCTTTGCACCACAAGTTTTGGATCAAGACAGAAATCCAACAATCACTTCTATGAGAGTGACATGACTGCTGTCCTCCTAAATGTAAATTCTTGCTCTGGCAACATagtaagaaaattattaaaaataacaatactaGTAAtaagtctttttagtcttttaaaCTCCAACATGACTCTTTACATTTCAATCCAGAGAGGTTGTTTATCATCTGTTAGTGGTTCCTATTAATTACACATCATTTTTAGCTGCCTTGCAGTTGGCCcttggctcatggcgaccccacgtacctaaccaaaaacaaaaacgcaTAGTGGTCCAGTTGattcgactcattgcaaccctacaggacagagtagagcagtcccacaggatttccaaggctgagtcggaatcgactggacagcactggattttggttttaatctatatggaagccaattgccacatCTTTATACCGTGAagcaggttcaaaccacctacccttcggttagcagctgagcacttaaccactgccccaccagcgTTCTTCCCATGCACATAGGAAATACAAAAacaatttgtgttgttttagttTGTTAGTCGTCCAGTAAACCTTTCATTTATGGTAAAAAATCTAAATGATGTCTTTGAACATTTAGAAATGCCTACTGGAAAGTGTTCCTTTCCTTTTTAAGAACTTGGTGCCCTCTTGTGGCACAAAGTGGGATAATCAAAGACAGTCTGGGCTTTCTGCGTCATTCTCCCTTGTGACTCCTCTAACTTCACCCTTGCATAAGGCAAGCTTCTAAATGTTTAACGAGTTAAACATTTGTCTTTGCTGAAAAGCTTTGCAAGTGTTTTCAGAGTCTTTAAGCTTTCTCTTCATGTTAATACTTTGGGAAATTCAATCTAATTTTGAGctgccagaaaaaaagaaagtcactaaaaaCGATTTCATCTCTTCCTCCCAGTATTGCTGCTAAAGATGCTCTGGAGAGACACTTCGGAGAACAGAACAAGCCTTCTTCTCAAGAGATCATGCGGATGGCAGAAGAGCTGAATCTTGAGAAAGAAGTAGTAAGAGTTTGGTTTTGCAACCGAAGGCAGAGAGAAAAACGGGTGAAAACAAGTCTGAATCAGAGCTTATTTactatttctaaggagcaccttgaGTGCAGATAAGATTTCCTATTGTGTAatagcctttttttcccccctgataTTCATTCCTCTCTCTTCCCCAACAAAAATAGAAATCCATTATTTGATCGGCTTCAAAAATTGTAGTGGCCTTTTGCGGTAGCTTTTCCTTGTGCTTTAAATTATATTGATGAATGAGTCTTGAAAATATTCTAAGAAGCCACATTATGTATGTTAAGCCAAAGATACTAATAGGAATAAAACAATGTctctctttctccacccacctacacacacgAACATGTACATGAATCACGTCAGAGTTCAAGAGTTTCTCCAGGGAAGATGCACTTAGACAATTCATCAGCCGCTGTCCTGCTTGCCATCAACTCTAACAGCTTCTTAGAACTAGCTATGTTTGGAATTTCAGAGCCAGAGGTGCCTGAAAATTTATTGAATTTAGGAATAAACCCCAATCGGAATAGGCTTCTTTGAAGCCAATATTTAGGGCATACAACCCAAAGAAGTGTTTTCAAAGAGATTTATAGAAATATTAATTTATGAACTTTTTATTCTTCCCAGACATTAGATCTGCTGGTGTTTAGCTATAGAAAATATGCTGTGTGGATTCATGGGAGCCAAACCATTAGTCTTTGAACTGAAATATGGCAGGCACTATGCCTGGCtcgtttgttgttgtttgttcagTGCCTGGGAAGCTGTTTGCTAAGAGTAGATACACAATATCTGTTAAGTGAATAAATGGGTGTACTGTTAACAGGGTCAACAAACTTGAAGGGTACCTAATTTAATAGTGTTATCTACTTTTTGATATGACACAATACAGAAAACCTTCAGTGGGATTCTGTCACAGTTGTAACTTTTGCCTTAATTAGTTAGAATCTGATTTATTAATAAATAAGTTTGCTATACTATTAAGATTTTCAGTTCAGGGATTTGTGTCGCAAGGggtatatttatttaatttataggAGTGCACTTCTTTGAACCTTGCAAATAGAAGCAAATCATAATGCAAAATAAATCTAGAATAGTGATTTTTCTGCATTTGAATATGAATCTGCTGGTAATGTTTATCTGACTTTAACAAATATAAACATGTATACATGCTTTGATTATAATCAACATACATATGTTTAGATCATAATATTATCAGATATTTGTAAGGTAATTTCAAGTTTAGATACAACCAGTATTGGGAACCATTTTTCCCTAAAAGGAATTATTTTGAATTACTACTTAATATTGATGTAACAATTCTTTATTCATTTAGCTGTTCAACAGTCCATTTTAAATGCACTGGTATTTACTCTTAGCCTATTTGTATTAATGAGTTTTGAGACTGTATTGTCTTAACGACATTAATGCTATATTTTCATAAGTATTGACTGAccttttaaaaaatagacaatGGTTAATATTTAGAATCCTAAACTGTGATTAAGCATAGATATAAATGACAAATGTAATATCTATGTGTTCACACTTTTGGGAATAAATATCGAAGGTTGACTTTAGTTATCCAGTCGTTCCG
The DNA window shown above is from Loxodonta africana isolate mLoxAfr1 chromosome 20, mLoxAfr1.hap2, whole genome shotgun sequence and carries:
- the POU1F1 gene encoding pituitary-specific positive transcription factor 1 encodes the protein MSCQPFTSADTFIPLNSDSSATLPLMMHHSAAECLPVSNHATNVMSTVPSILSLIQTPKCLRIHFLVTTLGNTATGLHYSVPSCHYGNQASTYGVMAGSLTPCLYKFPDHTLSHGFPPMHQPLLAEDPTAADFKQELRRKSKLVEEPVDMDSPEIRELEKFANEFKVRRIKLGYTQTNVGEALAAVHGSEFSQTTICRFENLQLSFKNACKLKAILSKWLEEAEQVGALYNEKVGANERKRKRRTTISIAAKDALERHFGEQNKPSSQEIMRMAEELNLEKEVVRVWFCNRRQREKRVKTSLNQSLFTISKEHLECR